In one window of Camelina sativa cultivar DH55 chromosome 15, Cs, whole genome shotgun sequence DNA:
- the LOC104746021 gene encoding two-component response regulator ARR1: MMNPSHGRGLGSAGGSSSGRNQVGGGGETVVEMFPSGLRVLVVDDDPTCLMILERMLRTCLYEVTKCNRAELALSLLRKNKHGFDIVISDVHMPDMDGFKLLEHVGLEMDLPVIMMSADDSKSVVLKGVTHGAVDYLIKPVRMEALKNIWQHVVRKRRSEWSVPEHSGSIEETGDRQQQQHRGGNAAVSGGEDAVDDNSSSVNEGNNWRSNSRKRKDEDGEEQGDDKDEDASNLKKPRVVWSVELHQQFVAAVNQLGVEKAVPKKILELMNVPGLTRENVASHLQKYRIYLRRLGGVSQHQGNLNNSFMTGQDASFGPLSTLNGFDLQALAVTGQLPAQSLAQLQAAGLGRPTMVSKSGLPVSSIVDERSIFSFDNSKTRFGEGLGHHHGQQQPQQQQPQMNLLHGVPTGLQQQLPLGNRMSIQQQIAAVRAGHNVQNSGMLMQSLPRGPPPMLTSSQSSIRQPMLSNRIPERSGFSGRNNVPESSRVLPTGYTNHLTTQHSSSSLAYNNFQTELPVNSFPLASAPGLSAVPVRKTNSYQEEVNSSEAGFATPSYDMFTTRQNDWDLRSIGIAFDSHQDAESAAFSNSEAFSSSSMSRNNNTTVAATEHVRNHQQQPHPGMVQNHQVYADGNSGSVRVKSERVAADSAAMAFHEQYSNQEDLMSALLKQEGIAPVDGEFDFDAYSIDNIPV; this comes from the exons TAACGAAATGCAACAGGGCAGAGCTGGCATTGTCTCTGCTCCGGAAGAACAAACATGGATTTGATATAGTCATCAGTGATGTTCATATGCCTGACATGGACGGCTTCAAGCTCCTTGAACATGTTGGTCTTGAGATGGACTTACCTGTTATTA TGATGTCTGCGGATGATTCAAAGAGTGTGGTTCTCAAGGGAGTGACGCATGGTGCCGTTGACTACCTAATCAAACCAGTACGAATGGAGGCACTCAAGAACATATGGCAGCATGTCGTTAGGAAGAGAAGGAGCGAGTGGAGCGTACCAGAACATTCTGGGAGCATTGAAGAGACAGGGGATAGGCAGCAGCAGCAACACAGAGGAGGTAATGCAGCTGTTTCTGGTGGTGAGGATGCAGTGGACGATAACTCGTCCTCTGTTAACGAAGGGAACAACTGGAGGAGCAACTCGCGGAAGCGGAAAGACGAGGATGGGGAAGAGCAAGGGGACGATAAAGATGAAGATGCGTCTAATTTGAAGAAACCGCGTGTTGTCTGGTCTGTTGAATTGCATCAGCAGTTTGTTGCTGCTGTTAATCAGCTCGGCGTCGAAA AGGCGGTTCCTAAGAAGATCTTAGAGCTGATGAATGTTCCTGGACTAACCCGAGAAAACGTAGCCAGTCACCTCCAG AAATATCGGATATATCTAAGACGGCTTGGGGGAGTATCTCAACACCAAGGCAATCTAAACAACTCGTTTATGACGGGTCAAGACGCAAGCTTTGGCCCTCTTTCAACATTAAATGGGTTTGATCTTCAAGCGTTAGCCGTCACAGGTCAGCTACCTGCTCAGAGCCTTGCACAGCTTCAAGCAGCTGGTTTAGGCCGGCCTACAATGGTCTCTAAGTCAGGATTGCCAGTTTCCTCTATTGTGGACGAGAGGAGTATATTCAGCTTTGACAACTCGAAAACAAGATTCGGAGAGGGACTTGGACATCATCATGGGCAACAACAACCCCAACAGCAACAACCGCAGATGAACTTACTTCACGGTGTCCCAACAGGTTTACAACAACAGCTTCCTTTGGGTAATAGAATGAGCATTCAGCAACAGATCGCTGCTGTTCGAGCTGGACATAATGTTCAAAACAGTGGAATGCTGATGCAGTCATTGCCCCGTGGACCACCGCCAATGCTAACCTCGTCGCAGTCATCCATTAGGCAGCCAATGTTATCAAACCGCATTCCCGAGAGAAGTGGTTTCTCTGGAAGGAATAATGTCCCTGAGAGCAGCCGAGTGTTACCAACAGGTTACACCAATCACCTAACAACACAACACTCGTCAAGCTCATTGGCTTATAACAACTTCCAAACAGAACTCCCTGTGAACAGTTTCCCGTTAGCAAGTGCGCCAGGCTTATCAGCAGTTCCAGTAAGGAAAACCAATTCTTACCAGGAAGAGGTTAACAGCTCTGAAGCTGGTTTCGCTACCCCGAGCTACGACATGTTCACCACAAGACAGAATGATTGGGATCTAAGGAGTATTGGAATAGCCTTTGATTCTCATCAGGACGCAGAATCAGCTGCGTTTTCGAATTCAgaagctttctcttcttcatccatgtcaagaaacaacaacacaacGGTTGCAGCCACCGAGCATGTCCGGAACCACCAGCAACAGCCACATCCGGGAATGGTCCAGAACCATCAGGTTTATGCGGATGGAAACAGCGGTTCAGTGAGGGTGAAATCTGAGAGAGTGGCGGCGGATTCAGCGGCAATGGCTTTTCACGAGCAGTACAGTAATCAAGAAGATCTTATGAGCGCACTTCTTAAgcag GAAGGAATTGCACCGGTTGATGGTGAATTCGACTTTGACGCATACTCGATCGATAACATTCCGGTTTGA
- the LOC104746022 gene encoding COBRA-like protein 8 → MGLWILLLSLFTAISLTSSQPQAPPPLSPDANLCNGVFVSYVYSTGTKIKPNDTKNQPYRFESAITVLNNGRDELKSWRVFVKFAHREILVSATNAVLSDGSSLPVSVENGTIFSGFPSADLKSAIMTAGDVTQMEARVELVGTQFGVAPPRVPLPKNITLVNDGWSCPKPTQRGWNVLEVCCTPNPNITTAKIVEKFLPRQEGDLTIMYDVTRAYQSSYYAQVTIENHNPLGRLDNWDLSFAWMKDEFIFSTRGAYPSVVDSSDCISGPQSKYYGQIDFSNVLSCARRPHIIDLPLTKYNDSDMGRIPFCCRNGTILPRSMDPEKSKSVFQMQVYKMPPDLNISAITPPQNWQIKGNLNPDYKCGPPVRVSSSQFPDPSGLPSNKTAFASWQVVCNISQPATPKCCVSFSSYFNDSIIPCKTCACGGCSSNRVARTCSATSPALLLPPQALLIPFENRTTLATAWAAIKRRKLPNPLPCGDNCGVSINWHLATDYRGGWTARVTLFNWGETDFADWFTAVELKKAVPGFQKAYSFNGTTIAINGKNSTVLMEGLPGLNYLMAESDGKDPDKDFRVPGKQQSVLSFTKKGTPGIKVHSGDGFPTKVYFNGQECSLPSVLPTNNSQRRHVSTSLLMVLPFLALMFLRI, encoded by the exons ATGGGTTTGTGGATCCTGTTGTTATCTCTCTTCACGGCGATCTCACTAACGTCGTCTCAGCCCCAAGCTCCTCCACCGCTTTCTCCAGACGCCAATCTCTGCAACGGCGTGTTCGTTTCCTACGTTTACTCAACCGGCACCAAGATTAAACCGAACGACACGAAGAACCAGCCGTACCGGTTCGAGTCAGCGATCACGGTGCTCAACAACGGACGCGACGAGCTTAAATCGTGGCGTGTCTTCGTCAAATTCGCCCACCGCGAGATTCTCGTTTCGGCCACCAACGCCGTTCTCTCCGACGGTTCTAGCCTCCCTGTTAGCGTCGAGAACGGGACGATCTTCTCCGGGTTTCCTTCGGCGGATTTGAAGTCGGCTATTATGACGGCGGGTGACGTCACTCAGATGGAAGCACGTGTTGAGCTCGTTGGTACTCAGTTTGGAGTTGCGCCGCCGAGAGTTCCGCTTCCGAAAAACATCACTCTTGTTAATGATGGCTGGTCTTGTCCCAAACCTACTCAACGag GTTGGAATGTTCTGGAAGTATGTTGCACGCCAAATCCGAACATTACAACAGCCAAGATTGTTGAAAAGTTCCTTCCTAGGCAAGAGGGAGATCTAACCATAATGTACGATGTGACCAGAGCGTATCAGTCGAGTTACTATGCGCAGGTAACGATCGAGAATCATAACCCGCTTGGTCGGCTTGACAATTGGGATCTGAGTTTCGCGTGGATGAAAGATGAGTTTATCTTCTCAACCAGAGGAGCTTACCCGAGTGTTGTCGATTCATCGGATTGCATCAGTGGTCCGCAATCAAAATACTATGGACAAATTGACTTCTCCAACGTTTTGAGCTGTGCAAGAAGGCCACATATCATAGACCTCCCTCTCACTAAATACAACGATTCAGATATGGGACGTATCCCATTTTGCTGCAGAAACGGGACGATTCTGCCACGGTCCATGGATCCAGAGAAGtccaaatcagtttttcaaatgCAAGTTTACAAAATGCCTCCGGATCTCAACATCTCAGCTATAACGCCTCCACAGAACTGGCAGATTAAAGGTAACCTTAACCCTGATTACAAATGTGGTCCTCCTGTCCGAGTCAGCTCAAGCCAGTTCCCTGATCCAAGCGGTTTGCCTTCAAACAAAACTGCATTTGCTAGCTGGCAAGTCGTCTGTAACATCAGTCAACCAGCTACTCCTAAATGCTGCGTCTCATTCTCTTCTTACTTCAATGACTCGATCATCCCTTGTAAAACTTGCGCTTGTGGAGGTTGTTCTAGCAACAGAGTGGCGCGTACTTGCAGTGCAACCTCTCCAGCTCTACTTCTTCCACCTCAGGCTCTTCTAATCCCGTTTGAGAACCGAACCACACTTGCCACTGCTTGGGCAGCTATAAAACGACGCAAGCTCCCGAACCCTTTGCCTTGTGGAGATAACTGTGGAGTCAGCATAAACTGGCATCTAGCTACAGACTATCGAGGAGGATGGACTGCTCGAGTCACACTCTTCAACTGGGGGGAAACTGATTTTGCAGATTGGTTTACAGCGGTTGAACTGAAAAAAGCTGTACCGGGTTTTCAGAAAGCTTACTCCTTCAATGGAACTACCATAGCTATCAACGGCAAGAACAGCACTGTTTTAATGGAAGGGCTTCCTGGACTGAACTATCTTATGGCAGAGAGTGACGGGAAGGACCCGGATAAGGACTTTAGGGTACCAGGGAAACAGCAGTCTGTTTTGTCCTTCACCAAGAAAGGAACTCCTGGAATCAAAGTTCATTCAGGAGATGGGTTTCCGACCAAAGTGTACTTCAACGGCCAGGAATGTTCACTCCCTTCTGTACTACCCACGAACAACAGTCAAAGGAGACATGTGTCCACTTCTCTTCTCATGGTGTTACCATTTTTGGCTCTAATGTTTCTGCGGATTTAA
- the LOC104746023 gene encoding GATA transcription factor 17, translating into MSERSEETKTKLDSAGELSDVDNENCSSSGSGGGGSSSSGDTKRTCVDCGTIRTPLWRGGPAGPKSLCNACGIKSRKKRQAAAGVRSEEKKKIRKSNQISSNDLNLEDRNVKKNNKDEDDEDDHKTCNHSKSTTTSSSSNNNNNKGVSKFLDLGFKVPVMKRSAIEKKRLWRKLGEEERAAVLLMALSCSSVYA; encoded by the exons ATGTCTGAGAGatcagaagaaaccaaaacaaagctAGACTCTGCCGGAGAGTTATCCGATGTTGATAACGAGAACTGCAGCAGCAGCGGAAGCGGCGGCGGTGGTAGTAGTAGTTCCGGTGATACCAAACGCACTTGCGTTGATTGCGGAACTATCCGTACTCCTCTCTGGCGTGGTGGCCCTGCCGGTCCAAAG TCATTGTGCAATGCTTGTGGGATCAAGAGCAGGAAGAAGAGACAAGCGGCTGCTGGTGTGAGatcagaggagaagaagaagattagaaaAAGCAATCAGATCAGTAGTAATGATCTAAACCTTGAAGATCGAAACGTtaagaagaacaacaaagatgaggatgatgaggatgatCACAAGACTTGCAATCATAGCAAgagtactactactagtagtagcagtaacaacaataataacaaagGAGTGAGtaaatttttggatttagggtttaaagtgCCGGTGATGAAGAGATCAGCCATTGAGAAGAAGAGACTATGGAGGAAACTCGGTGAGGAAGAAAGAGCCGCTGTGCTTCTCATGGCGCTTTCTTGTAGCTCTGTTTACGCCTAA
- the LOC104748240 gene encoding putative F-box/kelch-repeat protein At3g16880 produces MAFPWYAIGYETRNSCRKYKVLRYNKYGGYEIYELYSNSWRVLDVKSTIWETWCHHNGISVKGNSYCYIYQEEPFGGKAREFLFCFDFTTERFGPLMPFPFQSNQNCIVTLSTVREEQLAVLCQYWSWDRLRMKIWITNKQIAPNDVSWNKLFLEVDIFLLNPRAGRELDVKNGYFLVDEEKKVAVVFDNSKGKEHTAFIFGENGCYGTVDLGKTVDKLYWSPFVCSYIPSSVQI; encoded by the coding sequence ATGGCCTTTCCTTGGTATGCTATTGGATACGAGACGAGAAACTCGTGCCGCAAGTACAAAGTTTTGAGATATAATAAATATGGTGGGTACGAAATCTATGAGTTATACTCTaattcatggagggttcttgatgTCAAGTCAACCATATGGGAAACATGGTGTCATCATAATGGCATCTCTGTGAAAGGAAATTCTTATTGCTATATTTATCAAGAAGAACCATTCGGCGGAAAGGCGAGAgaattcttgttttgttttgattttacaacagaAAGATTTGGACCGCTTATGCCTTTTCCGTTTCAGAGTAACCAAAACTGTATTGTGACTCTCTCTACTGTTAGAGAAGAGCAACTTGCCGTGTTATGTCAGTACTGGAGCTGGGATAGGTTAAGGATGAAGATATGGATTACTAATAAGCAGATTGCACCCAATGACGTATCGTGGAACAAGTTGTTCTTAGAAGTGGATATATTTCTTCTAAATCCACGAGCTGGACGTGAACTTGACGTTAAAAATGGGTATTTCCTcgttgacgaggagaagaaagtagCTGTGGTTTTTGATAACAGCAAAGGGAAAGAGCACACAGCTTTTATATTTGGAGAGAATGGATGCTATGGAACAGTGGATCTGGGAAAAACTGTAGACAAACTTTATTGGTCTCCATTTGTGTGCTCTTATATTCCAAGTTCAGTGCAAATCTAG
- the LOC109129081 gene encoding uncharacterized protein LOC109129081 has translation MDVNNAFLHGDLEEEVYMKLPPGFRHSHPGKVCRLRKSIYGLKQAPRCWFKKLSDSLLRFGFVESYDDYSLFIYSHKDIELRVLVYVDDLIITGNNGYMIQKFKEYLSRCFSMKDLGKLKYFLGIEVSHGKEGIFLSQCKYTLDLLADSGTTAVRPAITPLEQNHKLPLDDGPLLTDPKPYRRLVGRLLYLLHTRPELSYSVHVLAQFMKEPREAHWNAALRVVCFLKGAPGQGILLKADQDLSLHVYCDSDWSSCPLTRRSLNAYVVLLGDSPIAWKTKKQDVVSHSSAEAEYRSMAFALKEIMWLRKLLTGLGVKQCSPAHLYCDNQAALHIASNPVFHERTKHIENDCHAVRDAVLYGTLSTHHVRTNEQLADIFTKALGRCQFEYIVSKLGIQDLHAPM, from the coding sequence ATGGACGTCAACAATGCATTTCTTCATGgtgatttggaagaagaagtgtaTATGAAACTTCCCCCAGGTTTCCGTCATTCGCATCCTGGCAAAGTTTGTCGTTTACGCAAGTCTATCTATGGCCTTAAACAGGCTCCGCGGTGTTGGTTCAAGAAGTTATCGGATTCTCTtcttcggtttggttttgtggAATCCTATGATGACTATTCTTTGTTCATTTACTCTCATAAGGACATTGAGTTACGGGTTCTTGTATATGTTGACGATCTTATCATTACTGGTAACAATGGATACATGATTCAAAAATTCAAGGAATATCTCAGCCGTTGTTTCTCTATGAAAGATTTGGGTAAGCTTAAATACTTTCTTGGTATTGAAGTTAGTCATGGTAAGGAGGGGATTTTCTTGTCTCAATGCAAGTACACCTTGGATCTTCTTGCTGATAGTGGTACTACGGCTGTGCGACCTGCCATTACTCCTCTTGAGCAAAACCACAAACTTCCTCTCGATGATGGTCCTCTTCTTACTGATCCTAAACCGTATCGTCGGCTGGTTGGTCGTTTACTCTATCTCCTTCACACTCGTCCGGAGCTTAGTTACTCTGTTCATGTTTTAGCTCAGTTCATGAAAGAACCACGAGAGGCTCATTGGAATGCTGCGTTGCGTGTTGTCTGTTTTCTTAAGGGTGCTCCGGGTCAAGGTATACTTCTTAAAGCCGATCAAGATTTGTCTCTTCACGTGTACTGTGATTCGGATTGGTCGTCTTGTCCTTTAACGCGTCGGTCTCTTAATGCTTATGTCGTTTTACTTGGTGATTCACCTATCGcttggaaaacaaagaagcaagaTGTTGTTTCCCACTCTTCAGCTGAAGCTGAATATCGGTCAATGGCTTTTGCGTTAAAGGAAATTATGTGGTTGCGCAAGCTATTGACAGGATTGGGTGTCAAACAGTGCTCTCCCGCTCATCTCTATTGTGATAACCAAGCTGCTCTGCATATTGCGTCCAACCCCGTTTTTCATGAACGGACTAAACATATTGAAAATGATTGTCATGCTGTTCGTGATGCGGTTCTCTATGGTACTCTTTCTACTCATCATGTGCGTACAAATGAACAGCTCGCGGATATTTTTACAAAAGCTCTTGGTCGTTGTCAGTTTGAGTATATAGTATCCAAGTTGGGCATTCAGGATCTTCATGCTCCAATgtga
- the LOC104746024 gene encoding uncharacterized protein LOC104746024, with the protein MGDSFPIDIKLPELCFNIGEEPRSDVKINQFPNYDAVIQVKSILSVAEYERIKNSFLGPILKVINRGLMMSGKMVHYFLSRSLKVSKDNELWMHFGGQPMRFSIREFHMVTGLKCTEWGANEDQRQNRYDWANTEDAHTYEDLLDILQETNPEASDERFSLAMVILIECIFFQRYKGNKLPAKNLKRAQHLDVLANYLWGKDAYNILIKSVKKNVKLNLMKHKYDLHGYPLALHLWILESVPMLKSSFSTLSVIERPSAYLCEKNTPPIKVKSHIGGRRQTLISTIHPPDKHRVTEKDRFGREDRTAGQASGQKIGPASDATEDRLR; encoded by the exons ATGGGTGATTCTTTCCCTATAGATATAAAGCTTCCTGAACTTTGTTTCAACATTGGAGAGGAACCAAGATCAGATGTGAAGATAAACCAGTTTCCAAACTACGATGCTGTCATACAAGTAAAAAGCATCCTCTCAGTTGCGGAGTATGAGAGGATCAAGAATTCGTTCCTGGGACCTATTTTGAAGGTTATCAACAGAGGACTGATGATGTCTGGGAAGATGGTGCACTATTTTCTGAGCAGGAGTTTAAAGGTATCAAAGGATAATGAACTATGGATGCATTTTGGAGGACAACCAATGAGATTCTCAATAAGAGAATTTCATATGGTCACTGGATTGAAATGCACTGAATGGGGAGCTAATGAAGATCAACGGCAGAATCGCTATGACTGGGCTAACACTGAAGATGCTCACACATATGAAGATCTTTTGGATATTCTACAAGAAACTAATCCAGAGGCATCAGATGAAAGATTCTCTCTTGCGATGGTGATCCTTATCGAATGCATCTTCTTTCAGAGGTACAAAGGTAACAAGCTTCCTGCAAAAAACCTTAAGAGAGCTCAGCATCTGGATGTCTTGGCTAATTATCTGTGGGGGAAAGATGCTTATAATATTCTGATTAAGTCAGTAAAGAAGAATGTCAAATTAAATCTGATGAAGCATAAATATGACTTACATGGATATCCGTTGGCACTGCACTTGTGGATTCTAGAGTCTGTTCCTATGTTAAAGTCATCTTTCAGCACATTGAGTGTAATTGAGCGACCATCAGCATATCTCTGTGAAAAAAACACAC CGCCAATCAAGGTTAAATCTCATATTGGGGGAAGAAGACAAACCTTAATTAGCACGATTCACCCGCCGGACAAGCATCGGGTGACAGAGAAAGATCGCTTTGGGAGAGAAGATCGAACCGCCGGACAAGCTTCGGGACAGAAGATCGGACCGGCTTCGGATGCGACAGAAGATCGGCTTCGTTAA